Within Mercenaria mercenaria strain notata chromosome 15, MADL_Memer_1, whole genome shotgun sequence, the genomic segment CAGAAACGCTGTCTGCTAACTTTGCCTTCACGGGGCGAGTGGGGGGTCTAATCCAGCCgtttttaaattacaatttcCATTCAAAAGACTTTAAAGCTATACTAGTAAAGAAACAGTGCCACTATTATATTATCAAGCTTTTATTGCCTTAAAATATAATGTGGACGCCACATTTTTTGTTATggtcataaaatatattaatttcttgttaaatctttttttcagtaattgtttttttttctaatatctgTCAAAGGTTTggtcataaaatatattaatttcttgtttaatcttattttcattaattgttttttttttctaatatctgTCAAAAATTTGGTTATTTATTAAcaaagaagaaatatttattgaatccgttgtttttgattacctccctttataactCTAAATGTATAAATTCATACGCAGTAtagaaagtagtgcttttctaaccatgcgGTTATGCataacatgagccgcgccatgggaaaaccaacatagtggctttgccatcagcatggatccagaccagcctgcgcatctgcgcagtgttgtcaggatccatgctgttcgctttcaaagcctattgcaattagagaacctgttagcgaacggcttggatcccgaccagactgggatgcgcaggctggtctggatccatgctggtcgcaaacccacaatgttggttttctcatggcgcggctcacatctatttggacagctgttttatgtgattttaacataaaatttaaagctttatAGGACTAcgtgataatttaaaaaaaagtataattatttttcgcagtttttattaaaagaaaaatgtttgttgttCAAACGTAATTCTGATAAGGATAGATAATTATTTAAGAAGTAATTACATTTTTTAGGAAGAAAacgtgtttcttttttatcattcaaATTCTGTCTTGTTTATGTCAACAATTTTAAGTTATGAATATAAAGAAGTTTATTTCAGTCCTGACAACTTTATTCAGATTCAGTTTTAATCACAGGCTGGTGGACATTTGTTGAGTTGTATGCAATTTCAAATGAGGTTTTGCAAAATAAAGCTGCTTTCTAAATATTATaaagaatatttgtttaagattgaAATCTATGCGGACATTTCAATGTTATAAAAGAAACCATAAAAAATGCACTTAATGACACTTATTTCTGAAACGGAAAATTATATCGTACctgtgatttattattattattattattattatcatcatcatcgttattatttataatgataataataacaataacaataataataatattattattataattattattttattattattactattattattattattatactctgTAATCAACTACTATAATTGTATAATCGTTCATAAGCGGAAGATTTGGGAAAGTTATTAAGTATAACGCAATATAATAGGATTGATATGAATGACCCAGATTATTTGGTACTATTACGTGTAAAGTCAATATAGTTTTATAAGTTGCGAAGGAAGGAGACATAGCTTAAGACCTAAACGtaatctgtatcaaaaatgattacGTAGCATACAACGTAATCCTGATTTTTAATACTAAATATATGTCAATCAAGTTGTTATCTTTTATAATATGGTATTGGTATGGTATCTATGTATCAGGTCCAAACATAGACTACAAGCTGTAAAGGACAACAAGAATAATATTTGAACCTTTTCAATCCAAGGTAACGTAATCTGAATGACAGAAGTGATAGTTGCAAACAGTTGCAGAAGGACaaaagtaatacatgtaatagTTTTAAATTTCTGAACATAGGCTAACAATAGTGATAGTTTTGTAACAGATGCGAACATATGCTACGTAATGTGACGGACCAAAGTGACAATATTTTCAGGCTTGGTTATGTAACGGTCAGCAGTGGCGATAGTTTAAATGGTCCCGAGCTAGGCTAGGTGTTGTAATGGACAACAGTAATCAATATCTAAAGGATCTAATCTAAGCAACGAAATGTGATGAACAACAGAGACTATTGCCAAAAATCTCTGAACCTAGGCTACGTATTGTTATGGACAATAGTAATCAATATCTAAAGGATCTAACCTAGGCAACGAACAGTGGTTATTGCCTAAAGACTCTGAACCTAGACTACGTGTTGCAACGGACGgacaaaataaagacaaaaatcGATTTTACTATGCTCTGTGAATGaacttttaattattatcaaACTTATAGTTAACATATTCCTTCAAActcgaaaataaataaaacgtgATTGCTTAAGTCTGTGTAAAAGCTCTGAAGTTTATTTTCAAGTTTAGACATAGGGAGGACATCCATTTGTTGTTGACTTCCATCctcgttttgtttattttaaatttaaatcacacAGACATTATTaaggaaaagaaaataattctatAAATTTTATGGTTATACATGAGAGTAAATCTTCAGCAAAAATCTAGGTCATTGTCCGATCACTTCCTCTCCAGTTCGCTAGTTCTTATTCATAGggaactgaaaagaaaaaaaaacagtccatAATTTGTTGTGCTACTGTAAAAGTAATGTTTCGACAAGACACCTTTTTGGTAATGAGTATTTTCACGGTATAATATGTGTATAACCTCCTTAAATTTAAATTGCCTAAACTCCTAACACAGTgatatattatattgaataattcatatatctatatatctaaatCCTAAATTAAGGTAGTTTTACTGCGTCAAAAATCTTTGTATGTATTCCAACAGAAttgtatcaaaaatattcaaacgCTTGAGACAACTTATCCTTATCTGACCGATCATCGAAAGTTCACTTATCGGAAACAATTTATTTCGCATCACAGATTTTCCAAGTAACCAGTGAAAAtctatttaaaaatgtaaacaggtATTATTTGTACTCACTGATATTCGGCAGTTTTTCACAAAAGTAGCGTCGGGTGTTTGCGCAGTTATGATCGTTCCATTTCCCGTCTTGATACATTTCAATACAGTTTTCCGAAGATTCGTGATTGTTAGGTTCGCCAGGTGCCCAGTTTGTGTAAGATGCAACATTTCCCGATGGCATCCATTTATGTGTGTCACCAACCTTATTTAGCCCAATCCAAGCATCTGCAACTGTTAAAAAGTTGCATTACACATATATACTTTcgttatgttttattacatttacatttaagcTTGTATCCTTTCTATTTAAAATTATAAGCGCATGGAACAGTATTCGGCCGTCGTGGGTAGAGCTGGGACATGAATATTTATCTACCTGACAAAGCATTTGTTAAAGAAAACACCTTGATGTGTGTCGAATAACCACGTTAGTAGCAGACTCCTTGTGCTCATATTTTGTCATTTAACAAACAAGTATCTGACTTAGTCTACTTATTAATAATTACTTACAAGAATTGTTCTCAAAGCAATTGTCTGATCATTTGTGGTATTTAGGGAAGTAGAATTCATTTTCAAAACGAACACTTGGTCAAATATTGTGTGTAACTGATCCGAAAAATCAGCTGGTCAAAGGAGCAGAGTGATCATAGCATTTTATTATCTTAACCAGTGTATTTCTACCTGTTCATTTATTGAAGGTAAAGCAGCAAGGATGAAAGCAATTAATAATTTATCGGAGTCATTCTTTAAACAATAATGTAATTATTTGTGTTATTTAGGTGAAAATGCCCGACATTCTTAAGTATTGACCCGCTTCTTTTCCAAACAAATACCTGGCCGAATATTATCGATTAACTTTTCAATTATTGACCAAAATCGTTCTCTAAACATTTATCTtggtatttttgttttcagtaacTGACTAAGGTCGCTCTCTAAGCACTTATCTTGGTTAAGTTTGTCAGTAGAAGCGCAGTTATCTAAATACTTAGAAACTGACTAACACCGCTCTCCAAACAGGTACCTTGGTCACATATTTGCTATTAGACGTGCAGCGATCTAACTATTTAATAACTGACCAAAGTCACTCTACAAAAAGCATCTTGGTAACGTTTGTCATTCGCGGAAttagtttcaaaatatttaatgtattttagagTCGttctcaaaatatacattttgttaataCTCATCAAAGAATTGCAGGGATCTAACAATTTCGTATCCGATCCCatgtgcccttccgtgcattatttcatcacgggtgggtaCCTGAgtagaatcactgaccttccgtaagccagctggatggcttccttacataaagaattcaacgccccgattgaggctcgaacccacatcggtaaggggcaagtgattcgaacaCGAAATACAAGATGTAAATTTCGCTCTGCTGCAATATGAAGTATTCATTGTATGCTAGCATCTGAATCGCTGATATTATTACATCTACTTGTAAGAAAGTGACATCGACATGTAACAAAGCAAGATAGATTGTTGCCCAAAATGTGTTCCAAAGTTAACGTGCATTTGTTTTGTACCCGACACCTGCACAATACAGATGTGAGTTTTTATCACAAGATCACGCTGCAGGTGTAAATTTCACGGTTACCCCATCTTACTTtgcaaaaaaatgaatttttaaaacatgctgaaattgtaaccTTAGTTCGTTTTATGCTAAAACAGAATTGGCTAACAGGTCACAAGTGAGGTGAAGTTCCTATCCCTAGGTGTCTGCAGATCAATATCCGTTTGTTTCTGGCTTGGGATGAAGATTTCCTACATTTGTGGAAGCCATATTTTTGACTTTTAGAGGGTCTGTAGTTCTATCAATTGAAATATCATGTGTCTGAAATAACGGCTGAAGTGGCAAGAGTCATATTAGTCTACTTACCTGTGGATCCGCTTCTTAGATTGACCAGGAATATATTCACCTCAGCGCTAGTAATTTCTACAAGGCCTCCACCATCACCAATACATGTATTCTATTGAAATTTAACAGAAATAGCTTCATATAATGTATCAAAGGTGAATAATTTCATCGTTGTCTGGTCGATGTCTCCCCCGCCCCATTTAGTTAGAGCTTTACCTCAGTGTATTTAGTCTGAACCACTGTTATTGTCATACAGATCATTAAGAGAATTCAAGAATTTAGGAAACctgaattttttatatatataactcTTACAGATATGATGGTCTCACGTATATGTCAAAAATGAACTATTCTATTTTGTGTGTAATAAACTCATACTTGAGACGCGTTCCAATTTTTAGTAATATCGCTGTATTTGTAGCAGCGCCTGTTGTAGAGGCTCCATCCATCTTGGCATTCCTCTGTAATATAGACAAAAGGACATAACATACAGCCTCAAGCAAATACCGTGCTCGtcaacatttattaaattttgacaaGATTTGAACAATATGTTTCTGTAGCGAATACGAATTTCATATTGAAGCTTTTGATTTCTAGTCTAGTTGAACTATCTGGATTTTTGCTTTCTGTAACAAGCACAGTTCAAATACCCATTCAAGTTTAAAATAAGTTTATCTGTATTAGTATATTTAATTTACTAAATTTTACACTTGATTTTTCATCCGTAGTGTGCATAATGATTAGAACAAATCAGAAATAGACGATATAAttgatgaaatttaaaatagcCCACAGTACAAAACGCTGAAAACGTAACATCTTGAATACAGAGATCAGCTGACATTATATACCGTTATATTTCACAGGAACAAGTACAACTGTTACAGATCTTGAACGCATAAAGCGAAAGCATGCACCTTATATATAAAAGTCAgagatataaacaaaacaacaacaacaagcatatataatatttataaacacTGTTATtagaaaggtcacagaggcacaACATAAGTGTACCAAACCTAAAATTATAAAACCAAGTTTGATATCTATGTAGTTTCGTTAAGTccaatctgttaaaatatgtttttctaaaTCTACAGCGCAAGTTGCTGTCGCTAGGCtgatgttaaaaatgttttatttgataaagatagAACATGTACACGCATACATATTTAAACATGGTCCTAAAACGGACGCATTATGAAATATACCAACACCTGTTAAGCCTAGGGCACACACCACAAGGCTAACCTATAACTCAACGTCAACAAGATTCTATGCAAATTCATATTCAATTTGAATATTGTTAGTAAAGAAACGAAGATGCTATATGTGGAATAATATATGCATTTACAATTGCTTGTAACAGTACTGCACATTCTAAAATGATATGAAACCTGCCCTTGCTTTCTCCACAATGGATATGTATAAACCATTTGCCAAAACCGATTAATGTGCGTAGGGATAATTCTATTACATTATCAACTTACATTATCTTCTACCGATATACACTTAACACATTTTCTACCGATATACATGCAGCAATTCTTTTACCgatatacatttaacatgtcTTCTacctatatacatatacaatacactttcaaatgataccaaaattatgtgagcttaccaggcatcaatatttgatctCTTTTTATAGCAATATTGTATAGAACTGGCCTATTTGCGGATCGGATACCTAAGTGTATAACGGTTGATTTGTTAACCCTTTAAGAGCTGTGTTTGATTATTTTCTCATTGTATTTCACATCATGTTTcctattatgtattataattacaACATGATGCTCCGCACACAGactttccattttttaaattcgTGAATGTACCGTAATCTGAAGAGAACCGTATACTTTCGTTATTATCGTATGTTGATTGTGTatgcatttttcaataaaataatattaaccTTCAGCTCTATTTAGGCAGAAGATtaataaatttttgttaaatgtatATCGGTAGGACAAATTTAAATGTCTTCTGAAAAcgaaaacataaattacataaaaaatatgttatagaatttttattttttccttataGATTTcagtgatacttcaacagaaatccagttattagaatgtaagatttatcattttgcagtaaAACAAATGACTGTAGTGACtcgtgcatattattatggtcatctttttttactaattcttgttcagcagacacaaccctttcaaatgataccaaaaaatcatggggtcaccaggcatcgaaatgtatttaagtagttctgcacgttcgcatcaattttttctagaaagtaaaatttgattaaatcctgatttttcaaaatttcagaatatagTTAGAAACCccggcaaataaaaaagacaaggccgtgtgcttgattttttgctagacttatttgaaccatttggacctcacacaagttttcataatgggagtctatgagaaaatcacaatgttgataacatttttgtgaatagaatcatttcttcatttttgattttaatgaaacatcacacaatggtaaataaacatatggtctataatattgtaaaataaaatgtatcggTCTGTGAACTTGCTTTTGAAATACTTGCCCGTGATTAAGAGATCCATAAATTTCAAGCCGATTTTAAAACATtacttggaattatttaacgtgtcaaactttttaatattatatttttatattagaaAGACAGTAATGTTGCATTATCGATTGCTAGTAATCCGTAATTTCCGAATTCCGAATCCATGCTTTCTAAGTTAACCGTATAAATAAtcttacgccattacttccgatGTATCAATCTTGCAGAAATACAATAACATTTTAGAGACATATATTAAACCCACTACTTTTTCAATACATCGGATAAGGAAATTTTAACATTGATACGTCACCGCTTGCGGTTAATCTAACGTGCAGCATTACATTAAAGAATTCTTATGacagacaaaatatatgtaaatgccAATAATTACATTATAACTGCtcaacattttcttacattttgagATATTAACGTTTTTGTCAAAAATTAGTTCTATTTAGTGTCATGTGGCCACTATTCACATGCtgtctttttaaaaatcaaaccaATTTCAAAATATGAGAACATACGTAAGCCGATAACTGAACTTATATTATATCAGTGTCAATTCAGAAATTCAAAGGCCATTTCTGAACAAATACACGAATCTAATGTTAACATTCTGTTATAAAGCTTAAGAAAAAGAAATACTCACCATTTGCCGGACGTTTGCAAAAGTAGTTTCGAGAATATGAGCAGCGCATATCATTCCACAACCCAGAACTGTACATTTGTACACAAGGTTGTGTGTCAGAGACATCGTTAGGTTCATCAACACCCCAGTTCGTATAAGTAGGAACTTTATTTGAAGAAACCCAAACATGGGTGTTAGCCTCTGTCCTATCATTC encodes:
- the LOC128549048 gene encoding macrophage mannose receptor 1-like, encoding MDFQNIITFALIVAMCSLPAHGALRLEKRQATESMCPQGWSFFSRDCYVYKYDSDRKNWVDAEADCVTNGGHLVDINSEAEKTFLVNVMENTTEYSPRPAWIGLNDRTEANTHVWVSSNKVPTYTNWGVDEPNDVSDTQPCVQMYSSGLWNDMRCSYSRNYFCKRPANEECQDGWSLYNRRCYKYSDITKNWNASQNTCIGDGGGLVEITSAEVNIFLVNLRSGSTVADAWIGLNKVGDTHKWMPSGNVASYTNWAPGEPNNHESSENCIEMYQDGKWNDHNCANTRRYFCEKLPNIIPYE